One Glycine soja cultivar W05 chromosome 7, ASM419377v2, whole genome shotgun sequence genomic window, aagttgattttagctcaTGGAAGAAGCtcgattcattttattttcttctcttataagtGCTTATAGAGAATCCAAACAGGGTCACAGTGTTGTATTGATTTTTTACTAGAAAAATTTCTTGGATGTTTAgcctaaaattgatttttggatTCTTGTTTGTACAAAATAAGGTAGAGATTGAGGATTATGCTTGTTAGTTGTTACTCAATATGTCTGTTTTGACTGCAGGGAGATGAGTTGATGTCCACCAATGAAATATTGACAAGTTATGATGACAAAGAGGAGTCAGCTTTATTGAAACCTACTGCTGAGGTTTCCACATCAAAtccaaaattgaagaaaaagaaaaagaagaagaacaaggaTAGTGCTGTTGCGAATAAAATGGATGATAAAGAATTGGACTTGATTCTAGAGGATTTATCTCTGAATGTCGACACTTCAGCTGAGCAACCTGTTTCtaccaaagacaaaaataaatctgTTAAACAGCATGCAGCCTCCGTATTACAAGTGGATCCTAAATACTTGAATGCCGAAAATGAGCTTAGAAGAATATTTGGATCTAAGGTTGTAAAATCATTTGAGAGTAGCAATCAAGTGGGCAGTTCTCGGCAGATGCGAGGGGTGAGGGGGCGTGTACATTATAATCTTAAAAAGAGTGTTCTTGTCACTCCATCAGACAATTGGCTCCGCTGTGATGATTCTTTGGTCATGCAGTTTTTGGAGATAAAAAATGGATATAACTATTTCAGGTAAGGAACTAAAGACCATTCTTGTTCAGTCTATGGATAACATTTTCTGCTCTATTTTCTCGTAACACCACCCTCTCTGTATACATGTATGAGTATGACTGTATGTGTTAAAGGCCGAGGACTTAGTTGTAGTATGCTATCTTCAAATGTGTGTGATGTGTGCTTCCAAtgaattataaacaaataagcatgaaaataaacacaaaagatGCTGCCTGTTGgtgggaaaaataaaatatgtaacatATACTCCCTCTGTCTCATATTTTTTGCATTTAAAGGTAATGCACATCatcttcaaaaaattattaactacaCTAATTACTATATAAAAGTTGTTTTCTTTGactaaaataccctttttaaaTGAGTTGGAGTGTAGTTGtgaatgaattaatatttataacaataaaCAAGGGTATTATTGGAAAACAACAATTAATGCTTTCTTGACATTGTCATGTGACATATTTTGAGACAAATCAAAACTATCAAAGTCACCCTAATGGGCGAGTTATGATAAATAGAGACAAGAGGGGGAAATTTATGCAGATTACAGGTATAGCCTAGAAAAATTACCTACTTTTGCCTAATTATTGATTACTTTCATTACTGACTCTCTCGCAATGCCTTTTAATTCTTgatgtttctttcattttaattgaaGGGCGTGTATAATTTAGTCCATTACTTTgtgcttttattattattcatttttattgtcAATGACCTTTGGGTTAGTGGAAATTGTCAATCCTCTTTCAGAACGGGACTGGAGAAAGGGGTCTGAGGTTCTCAACCTGgctgatttatgattttttggtttatttgtgaagttaaaaattgaatatgCCTTTTGTACTTGGTATCTGATTTCATATTTTAGCCtttatagttaaaaattattgagatGTGTGAATCATCATCAGAATAATACTGATGATAAtgattataacaataataataataataataataattgcatCCTTTTGTAATCCTTTTAACTTCTGTTCATTTTCCCTTATTGGGCATTTTTACAATGTAGATATGTACACTCGCTATCCTACTCCCAATCTCAGAGAGCATTTGAAGCTGCCAAAGCAATTAATGACATAAATGGCATAGCGAGCATATTACAGCACCGTCCTTATCATATAGATTCCCTTCTAACAATGGCAGAATATTTTGCGGTATTGGGTGAACAACAGATGTCTGCAGATGCTATTGCCAGGTGTCTATATGCCCTTGAATGTGCATGGCATCCCATGTTCAATCCACTGCAGGGAAATTGCCAGCTGAAGTTCAAACATGATACAAACAAACCAATATTCACAGCTCTTTTCACTCACATGAAAAATTTGGACAGGCGTGGCTGTCATAGATCTGCCTTAGAGGTCTGCAAATTATTGCTTTCGCTAGATTCTGATGATCCCATGGGGGCTATTTTCTGCATCGATTACTTTGCTTTAAGGGCTGAGGAGTATGCATGGCTGGAGAAGTTTTCTGAAGAATATAAAAGTGACAACTCCATGTGGTTGTTTCCAAACTTCTCTTATTCCCTTGCCATTTCTCGGTTTTACCTTGAGGGCGAGGCCTGCAAAGATGATTGTATGGATTCTGAAAAGGCTTCTTCGTCTGATCTTATGAAACAAGCATTGATGCTTCATCCTTCAGTCATAAAGAAGCTTGTCGCAAAAGTACCATTGAAAGATCGCACATGGACAGATATTCTAAAGCATGCCTTTTTCCGGTCAGATCAAACAGGAATTCCATCTCAAGATCActtgattaatatatatgttgagAGAAATTACCTTTTATGGAGGATTCCTGATCTGCAAAAAGTGCTAAGTGGTGCTGCAAAACTAGTGATTGAAACACTAGAAAGTAATAAAAGTGAAGTTAAGGATTGGGCTTGTGTCAGAAAAGAAGCATTTTCATCTGAGAAAAATGAGtaagtgattattttttatttattttttgttgttttagctTAATTTTGCTTGTTCACTttggtaacatttttttatagacGTGAATCTTTATCTGAATCTGAAAAAGTATCGAATGCTTAAGTATGTTGTTTTACAAACCATCTAGCTTTATTGTCTTCAAAACTTGGTAAAAATGATTTCTAGTTGGAATGAGCATTTGGTAGTTAAACAATTGAAATTATGATTAATAACTTGCAGCAATGTGCTGATAACAATGTAACTGAAGAATAATtgtatgataataaaaaaattttaagctTACTCATCTCGTGtaattaagagagagagagagagacagaatTATGGAAAAGAAAGTAGCACAATGAAACTTATTCGTTGCGAAATTTTGGAGGCATTCCATTTTCTCATGTGTGGTAAATATGTTTTAACTTCTATTGATCTAATACAACTTACACTTACGATAGTCAAACTCTCGACTTATTGTAAACTTGTCGAGCTTATGTAGACTCAACTCGTAACTCGTAAGAATTTacctattataaaaaaaatattaaaaaacctattaatgacattattttttgaaaacctATAAATGACATATGCATAGCATAATACTCTTTACACAATAATTCAACATTTCAATTCCATAATAAAGCAAAGTAGCAAACCAATTGTAATTTGTTACAGTTCTAAGTTAGATTAAACTACATAAATGATCAAATCGCACATGATGGCGAGTTAACACATTTTCTCTATCTGAAATCGTTCTTAAGAGTTTACTAGTTAACTTGAGAGTTTGACAATCTTGCTTACACTTCATTGTTTGTTAGGTATGGACATTTGATGGTATCTGATTTCTCTGATTCACTTTCATCGATTCCACGAGAAAATCTGCAACAATTTATGGGTGTTCCAAGGATGATGGAGGGTATGCAGGATGAGAACCAATTTGCTAATCTACCTGGCAATGGCCATGCTCCTCGCCGTGTTGCAAATAGGAATGCATTAGCTGTCTTGTTTGAGTCAATGCTACCGTGGGTTACTTATGAGGATGGGGTGGATGGTGGACCTGATGATGACCAACATGATGACCACAGGCAAGACAATCAATGATTCTGGATGCAACTGGCCTTCCTGCTCTGAAGGGCCTATTTTTGGCTGGAGTGTTGTACTCAATGATGAGATGCCTTTCTTGTACAGTGTGACGCCTAGGGAGCTTGATGTCTTCTGCTATTATGTTGATCATTGTCAACCATATGGGCACTCTAGATGCATAAAAATGCCATATAATTTTGTGGTGTCTAAGTTTATGGATATTGATGTCAAATGTTATACCGTTGCCATTATGAATTTTTCATTTGAtatactttaaatttttgtcaactTTGTTGTTTAATAATGTATTGTCACACAAGAGTTTAGATATTATAACATCTACTTAAGTTCAAATTCTTTTATAACCACGTAGTTGGATGAAAGTGTAGAATTGAAAACGTTACTTCAAAAGTAAGCATCTTAAGTATCTCAACGTGGTTAGAGTAGTTTAGATGTGGTATTGTGTGGTGTCCGGTACCCCAATTAGTTCAAAGGTAAATACATTTTTCTTGTGTACCTGTTGGGTGTGGCCTGCCGTCTAGTTTTATTGTTGAGGCATTGTCAAAATTCATTGTATACTTCCATGTCATCATGatgttaaataaaacaatagaaTTAAAAGATGCTCTTAGCCTATGCTCGTTATTCCAATGTGTGAGGATTGTTTCTACTCCATTTTGATAATACCGCGGAAAGAATCATGCTACAAAGAGTTTTACACAATTATTGGCACggtttcatgattttttaaagCTGGTTTACCTGAATTTGGGTGGAACTATGCAAGCAGTTGTGCATAATTGTGACTGCAATAGCTACAAAAACTAATAGTACTCAAGTGAAGAATAGGCTAATGAGATTTTGAGTGAACCTAGGATATTTTTCTGTCCGGAGTTAAAGAACTAATCTTTTAaggttttaaaattcatttaagggGTAGATTTTTTCCAAAAGTTTTTTCATACacgaatttgaagattaaattaCTTCACTTATTACATGTTCAAGAAACAAGATTATCTGCCTACCATGTCACACTATGTTGGTTAGGCTAACAAGAGATTAAGTCCTTGCAATGTTacatgtttattaaattatgacTTACATAGTACAACATTCTAGACTCTATAATGCTTATAATTATTTCTAAATGCAAACTTTTTACAAACTAAATGCAGAAAAGCGATTCAATACGCAGGCCTAGGCATGCCGAGGAATAAGAAATACTTTCTTGGCCCTGTGGTGGGTGGTGCATACTTTGTTACAAGACCCTCCAGTTCAAGCATGCATGACTCTGtgacattcttttcttttttctacgtAGATTGAGTGGATCAGGGCCAGATTAGCCTTCAAAGACAATATAAGAGCAGGGAGAGAAGTGGGGGACCAGGTATGGCATTAAGTTTTAATCAAAAAAAGGTTTAGGATTAAGTTAGTATGATAAAGTTATCATGTGAGTGGATTTTAACATATCATTAAGGTCACAACTATATGAAGCTAACATCATTACAACACTGCTAACTGCTAAGCATTATTGTACAATATCTCTTACTTTATGAAGTTTTGGATTCCCCTACTTTCTTGTAACTTGTAACCTCTTTGATGTGACCATCTGTCCAACCCCATTTTcttttctccctctccctctctctttttcttttccccaaCTTGTGATGATGCTCCTCAACCTTCTCTAGAAGACTACCACATTTTGTTGCTGGCTTGAGTTTGGAATAAATGACACTAGAAGTATACTCCTGCATTGCTAATTAACTCTTGACCACGATTGTTCACTAGGAAGAAGCTATACATGGTTGATAATATTTTGTGACTTTGACAAATTCAGCATTGTTTTCCCTTACTGTTTAAGTAAATATACACTCTACACAAGCAAAGAAAATGCCACTGTGCCGGTGGCTCCAGCTAAACCTTCGGTCACTCGCTCAAGAAATCACTAGTTAATAttgataaaatgatatatacgcgtataaaatatattatggaaacattgaaattttaatCGATGATTTTCTAAATAACATTTATTACTTTACATGTTAGAAGAGTCAAATCTTAACTTGCCATCTCTCCTTATTAAGAAATGAATCATGATTCAGTTATTAAGACATTGgacatatttttttgtaagtGTATGTTTAGGCTTCCACTCTCCATTCGTGGGAAACTAAACATACATTCATGGAAGTAACTATTTTGTTACTTTTGGATTGAATGTACTTTAAGAAGTAGGAGAACAGGTTTCCAAAACATAGCTCAAGTTATTTCTGCAACTTGTAAGGTTTAACCACACTAGTTAAGATGACTATTATAGGTTAGTTGTTCTTCGAAATCAAATGAGAAACTTAACTTTATAActcatcaaattaaaataacttagcTGCGGGCTCATAGAATCAGCTAATCATTGTGTGGAATATTGGATCATATAATCGAGATCACTAGGTGAGCATGGCTGTGTGTGGGGAACCACAAGCAGAAAGGGAGGTTTGCTAATCTTTTTTGTATTGGCACTTATGATTTAGGGGGTTGTGCTTTTTTCTCTCTACGAGgagaaaatttatatatgttcaGGAAGTAAAATCAATCcataataaattttcatatgCTACAAAGAGTTATACAATTTGAATAAAGTGATATCGTATTTTTTCAGTAGTCACTTATTGAATTTTCGCAAGACAGAACCTATCCATGCATGGAAAAATCTACACAAGTTGGAtagatgaaattaattaatcataaataaattataatatcacacaaatatttataagatGATTTAATATAAAGTGATGgaatatttattgttaattgTCTATGTAAACTATACTAATTTCTCATAAAAATTGATAGTTCAATACTAATTTAGCATTTTTTAATCTATCTTTCATTTTATCTAGATTgctttctcacttttttttctcactttttatttgaaatatttttcagaacacattcttattttaaattttaaagcgaCAAGAACAATTGctatttaaactaatttttctaTAATCAACTTAGCCTATTTTATTTAGGGTTACAGAAATACTTTTGTGGattctaatataaaattataggtTCCAATACACgaatcaagaaagaaaaaatacttttgaattGTTCTAACATGAATTCAAACATTTACTCACTGAGGATATGTTTGGTTAACATTAGTGAAGtcaaacataaatttattagtGAATCAGAacatttctttttactttcattttatttttgttcattaGAGTTGTCTAGAAATTCGTACGACAACAATttcaactaaaaactaaaatcaaacaTGTTCAATATAGATTAATAAGATTTATAGAAGTATTTGGTGGACAATCcaattgtaattgtaattttaataataataaaaggcaCTCCTTCTGGTTCTCCTATAAAACTGGAAGTTATAAAGCACTCCCAACACATACACACAACACAAGATCAACTCAAATTGATTCAAAGCgcaagacacaaaaaaaaattaaaaatggctAGTGGTCGCAATTTGAAGAACGCTGTGATAGCGTTTTTGGTTCCTCTTCcctccatcttcttctacctCTCATTCCTCAACCACTACGACTCAGCAAATTCCCCATTGTTTTGGTCTACTCTATGGTCATGGTGCTATCACCACCC contains:
- the LOC114418237 gene encoding transcription factor 25-like, coding for MSARLMKKVLNEQHHLPPHVSEEEEEEENDSEPITRSSINPFDLLNDNDSEPEDQGDELMSTNEILTSYDDKEESALLKPTAEVSTSNPKLKKKKKKKNKDSAVANKMDDKELDLILEDLSLNVDTSAEQPVSTKDKNKSVKQHAASVLQVDPKYLNAENELRRIFGSKVVKSFESSNQVGSSRQMRGVRGRVHYNLKKSVLVTPSDNWLRCDDSLVMQFLEIKNGYNYFRYVHSLSYSQSQRAFEAAKAINDINGIASILQHRPYHIDSLLTMAEYFAVLGEQQMSADAIARCLYALECAWHPMFNPLQGNCQLKFKHDTNKPIFTALFTHMKNLDRRGCHRSALEVCKLLLSLDSDDPMGAIFCIDYFALRAEEYAWLEKFSEEYKSDNSMWLFPNFSYSLAISRFYLEGEACKDDCMDSEKASSSDLMKQALMLHPSVIKKLVAKVPLKDRTWTDILKHAFFRSDQTGIPSQDHLINIYVERNYLLWRIPDLQKVLSGAAKLVIETLESNKSEVKDWACVRKEAFSSEKNEYGHLMVSDFSDSLSSIPRENLQQFMGVPRMMEGMQDENQFANLPGNGHAPRRVANRNALAVLFESMLPWVTYEDGVDGGPDDDQHDDHRQDNQ